In uncultured Desulfuromusa sp., a genomic segment contains:
- a CDS encoding aspartate aminotransferase family protein, producing the protein MYNPDNHVMNSYSALADDEIFGFEDRYGAHHYERLNLVVRQARGCWITDANGRQYLDCLAAYSAANPGHHHPEIVNAMAAALLGNYASVISNVVYTDPLGVFLKKAANFAPQLAPRFGSNGNKVLPKNGGVESVETAIKMMRYYGWKKKGIKDGRQEIIVFNNNFHGRMISVVSFSSTPKYREGFGPLTPGFVSAKYGDIDEVKKLVNANTCGILVEPMQGEGGMKVPPPGFLQGLRDIADQEDILLTFDEIQVGLGRTGKRFCFEHEDVVPDGLILGKALSGGLVPLSIFMTNSDLMDMAFTVGSDGSTFGGYPLACIAGIAALTVLEEEDLVGSSARQGAKLKTAIEKIAEKSSHVKEVRGKGLFIGIEVNKGNAMHFCRQLLDLGLIVNDSHGHTIRISPPLNINDDEIDFLIKNLKKVLL; encoded by the coding sequence ATGTATAATCCAGATAATCATGTGATGAATTCTTACTCAGCCTTGGCAGACGATGAAATTTTTGGATTTGAAGATAGATATGGTGCTCATCATTATGAACGACTGAACCTGGTTGTTCGCCAGGCTAGGGGATGCTGGATCACGGATGCCAATGGACGTCAATATTTAGACTGTCTGGCTGCATATTCAGCTGCGAATCCCGGTCATCATCATCCTGAAATCGTTAATGCTATGGCTGCGGCTTTGCTTGGCAACTATGCGTCAGTCATATCAAATGTTGTTTATACAGATCCCTTAGGTGTTTTTCTTAAAAAAGCAGCTAATTTTGCACCACAGCTTGCTCCACGTTTTGGCAGTAACGGCAATAAGGTTCTCCCCAAAAATGGTGGCGTGGAATCAGTGGAAACCGCCATTAAGATGATGCGTTATTATGGCTGGAAGAAAAAAGGAATCAAGGATGGTCGACAGGAAATTATTGTCTTTAACAATAACTTTCACGGACGGATGATTTCTGTTGTTTCCTTCTCTTCAACACCTAAATATCGCGAGGGATTTGGTCCGCTGACGCCAGGATTCGTTTCGGCAAAATATGGTGATATTGATGAGGTTAAAAAACTTGTCAATGCAAACACCTGTGGAATTCTGGTAGAACCAATGCAAGGGGAAGGGGGAATGAAGGTTCCTCCACCGGGTTTTCTGCAAGGGTTGAGAGATATTGCTGATCAAGAAGACATTCTGCTGACTTTTGATGAAATTCAGGTTGGTTTAGGCCGTACCGGTAAAAGGTTCTGTTTTGAGCATGAGGATGTCGTTCCTGATGGCTTGATTCTGGGTAAAGCTTTGTCCGGCGGCCTGGTGCCGTTGTCAATTTTTATGACCAACAGCGACCTGATGGATATGGCTTTTACTGTTGGTTCTGACGGTTCCACCTTTGGTGGGTATCCGCTTGCCTGTATCGCTGGTATTGCTGCTCTTACGGTCTTGGAAGAAGAAGATCTGGTTGGAAGTTCAGCGCGACAAGGGGCAAAACTGAAGACAGCTATCGAAAAAATCGCTGAAAAATCGTCTCATGTCAAAGAAGTCCGTGGAAAAGGTCTTTTTATTGGTATCGAAGTAAATAAAGGTAACGCCATGCACTTCTGTCGACAGCTTCTTGACCTGGGACTGATTGTGAATGACAGCCATGGTCACACCATCCGTATTTCTCCACCATTAAATATTAATGATGATGAAATTGATTTTCTTATAAAGAATCTAAAGAAGGTCCTGTTGTAG
- a CDS encoding helix-turn-helix domain-containing protein: MLESYKMTEFGFTQYETSCYMALVAQHPSNGSQLSKLSGIARSRIYDVLHTLTRKGIVFEIEQGMYVPLPPDELKKRLKNQFESNLDGFEKELDALTNVTDYEYILSLTGRDEVVQKAIEIIDHAKTELYIRLFPPCGEILAPHIEKASQRGVGIRYVCMGRMPQNFKIQIQHPDSETLVSKIGGESVDIIADKAEALVGMFELGKEDSSPFIWTKNKWFVVGNRDSLRHDFYHYFLNKTYDCNESLSEAEKHIYEFIKADE, encoded by the coding sequence ATGCTGGAATCTTACAAAATGACTGAGTTCGGTTTTACCCAATATGAAACGTCCTGCTATATGGCGTTGGTCGCTCAACACCCTTCAAACGGTTCTCAGCTCAGCAAGTTATCAGGGATCGCCCGATCAAGAATCTATGATGTGCTTCATACGCTGACTCGGAAAGGAATCGTTTTTGAGATTGAACAAGGGATGTATGTTCCTTTACCACCAGATGAACTGAAGAAGAGGTTGAAAAACCAATTTGAGTCGAATTTGGATGGTTTTGAGAAAGAACTTGATGCACTCACAAACGTGACTGATTATGAGTATATTCTGTCATTGACAGGACGTGACGAAGTCGTTCAAAAAGCGATAGAAATAATTGATCATGCAAAAACAGAGCTCTATATCAGGCTGTTTCCCCCCTGTGGGGAAATCTTAGCTCCCCATATTGAAAAAGCGTCTCAACGCGGTGTTGGAATACGCTATGTTTGTATGGGGCGCATGCCACAGAACTTTAAAATCCAAATTCAACATCCGGATTCAGAGACATTAGTCTCCAAAATAGGGGGAGAATCAGTCGATATTATTGCCGATAAAGCAGAAGCATTGGTTGGGATGTTTGAGTTGGGAAAAGAAGATAGTTCCCCATTTATATGGACAAAGAACAAGTGGTTTGTTGTTGGTAATCGCGACAGTTTAAGGCACGATTTTTATCATTACTTTCTGAATAAAACCTATGATTGCAATGAATCTTTATCAGAGGCTGAAAAACATATTTATGAATTCATCAAAGCCGATGAATAA
- a CDS encoding deoxyguanosinetriphosphate triphosphohydrolase, translated as MREHGLASYAALSEQSLGREHDEPFKDERLAFERDRDRIIHCAAFRRLEYKTQVFVNHEGDYYRTRLTHSLEVAQIARGIARNLHLNEDLVEALALSHDLGHTPFGHTGEYVLKRLMKDYGGFEHNQQSLRIVELLEHRYPLFDGLNLSWEVREGIIKHSSDYDCAGNEAIQPYNPEQRASLEAQIIDLADEIAYNNHDIDDGLKAGYITLKDLTEVELWQRTFVMVGKLYPSLDDKRHILQTISYLIGELIHDLVQTTTANLRHNNVETLNDVRVLKKNLVSFSPEMGQLNQKLKKFLYSRLYRHSKVERMRVKAERFLTLLFENYMENPGLLPERHQQRFAIYGIERVICDYIASMTDRYAQDEYKRLYEPFERA; from the coding sequence ATGCGTGAACATGGATTGGCAAGTTATGCCGCTCTCAGCGAGCAAAGTTTGGGTCGGGAACATGATGAACCCTTCAAAGATGAGCGGTTGGCATTTGAACGAGATCGTGACCGGATTATCCACTGTGCCGCTTTTCGCAGACTTGAATACAAAACCCAGGTTTTTGTGAATCACGAGGGAGATTATTATCGAACCCGCCTGACTCACTCTCTGGAGGTTGCACAGATAGCCCGGGGGATTGCGCGAAACCTGCATCTCAATGAAGATTTGGTCGAAGCTCTGGCGTTATCGCATGATCTCGGGCACACCCCTTTTGGTCATACTGGCGAATATGTCCTGAAGCGATTGATGAAAGACTATGGCGGATTTGAACATAATCAACAATCTTTGCGCATTGTCGAATTACTGGAACATCGCTACCCCCTTTTTGATGGACTTAATCTCAGTTGGGAAGTCCGGGAGGGGATAATCAAGCATTCATCCGATTATGATTGTGCGGGAAATGAAGCCATTCAACCATATAATCCTGAACAGCGGGCATCTCTTGAAGCTCAGATTATCGACCTTGCAGACGAAATTGCCTACAATAATCACGATATTGATGATGGTTTAAAAGCTGGATATATTACTTTAAAAGATCTGACTGAAGTTGAGTTGTGGCAGCGCACTTTTGTCATGGTCGGGAAACTATATCCCTCCCTTGATGATAAACGTCATATTTTACAAACTATCAGTTATTTGATTGGCGAACTCATCCATGATCTGGTCCAGACAACAACAGCAAATTTACGCCATAACAACGTTGAAACTCTTAACGATGTTCGTGTTTTGAAAAAAAATCTGGTGAGTTTCAGCCCTGAAATGGGTCAATTAAACCAGAAATTGAAAAAATTTCTTTATAGTAGACTTTACCGACATTCAAAAGTCGAACGAATGCGGGTCAAAGCAGAGCGGTTTCTGACATTACTGTTTGAAAATTATATGGAAAATCCAGGCTTATTGCCGGAACGCCATCAACAGAGATTCGCAATCTATGGAATTGAAAGGGTGATATGTGACTATATCGCCAGCATGACGGACCGTTATGCCCAAGACGAATACAAACGACTCTATGAACCATTTGAGAGAGCATAA
- the pcaF gene encoding 3-oxoadipyl-CoA thiolase has protein sequence MNNVYICDAIRTPIGRYGGSLSSVRPDDLAAVPLRALMERNQGVDWDAVDDVILGCANQAGEDNRNVARMVSLLAGLPLSVPAGTINRLCGSGLNAVGSAAQAIKAGDAELIIAGGVESMSRAPFVMGKAATAFSRNAEVYDTTIGWRFSNPQFKSLYGNDSMPETAENLAREFNISREDQDLFAHSSQVKTAAAQKDGRLAREIVPVTISQRKGEAVIVSADEHPRLTSVSKLNQLKTLFSDGTVTAGNASGVNDGAAALLIASEQAVKRYSLKPVVRVCGMSVAGVAPRVMGLGPVPATKKLLNRLGLNLDHFDVLELNEAFAAQSLACIRQLGLTADDPRINPLGGAIALGHPLGMSGARLATTAFYQLLHGGLKRALCTMCIGVGQGISLVLEQP, from the coding sequence ATATCTGTGACGCCATTCGTACCCCTATTGGCCGCTATGGTGGAAGCCTTTCATCCGTGCGACCAGATGATTTGGCTGCCGTTCCTCTGAGAGCCTTGATGGAGAGAAATCAAGGTGTCGATTGGGACGCTGTTGACGACGTGATTCTTGGCTGTGCCAACCAGGCAGGTGAAGATAACCGTAATGTCGCACGCATGGTTTCATTGCTTGCCGGTTTACCACTCAGTGTTCCCGCCGGCACGATTAATCGCTTGTGTGGTTCAGGACTTAATGCTGTGGGCAGTGCTGCACAGGCCATTAAAGCCGGAGACGCTGAGTTGATCATTGCTGGTGGTGTCGAAAGTATGTCCAGGGCTCCTTTTGTTATGGGAAAAGCTGCGACTGCTTTTTCCCGCAACGCTGAAGTCTATGACACTACGATCGGCTGGCGCTTTAGTAATCCTCAGTTCAAGTCTCTTTACGGCAACGATTCAATGCCGGAAACGGCTGAAAATCTGGCGCGCGAGTTTAATATCAGCCGTGAAGATCAGGATCTCTTTGCCCATTCAAGTCAGGTTAAAACAGCGGCGGCTCAAAAAGATGGTCGTTTGGCACGGGAAATCGTCCCTGTCACTATCTCGCAGCGTAAAGGGGAGGCCGTCATTGTCTCTGCTGATGAACATCCGCGTTTGACTTCTGTGTCCAAATTGAATCAGTTAAAAACCTTATTTTCTGATGGAACTGTAACGGCAGGAAACGCATCTGGTGTCAATGATGGAGCTGCTGCATTATTGATTGCTTCAGAGCAGGCCGTTAAACGCTACAGCCTTAAACCTGTTGTCAGGGTGTGCGGTATGTCAGTAGCGGGAGTTGCTCCTCGGGTTATGGGTCTTGGACCGGTTCCGGCGACAAAAAAGCTGTTGAATCGACTTGGTTTGAATCTGGATCATTTCGATGTTCTGGAACTCAATGAGGCTTTTGCTGCTCAATCCCTTGCATGTATCCGTCAACTCGGGCTGACAGCTGATGATCCGCGGATTAATCCTTTAGGCGGAGCTATCGCTCTTGGACATCCGCTGGGAATGAGTGGTGCGCGGCTGGCAACGACGGCTTTTTATCAGCTTTTACATGGGGGGCTTAAAAGAGCATTATGTACCATGTGCATTGGTGTCGGGCAGGGAATATCCTTGGTTCTTGAACAGCCCTAA
- a CDS encoding VOC family protein: MLTKIDHLVIGAESLSQGVDYVRACLGVDIPYGGVHEKMGTHNHLMRIGKEIFLEIIAVNPDITTPDRPRWFGLDDPFVRQRIAQQPRLLAWVVNTDNLKMMMQQTLVSLGNLELITRGNLNWDFGLPGDGSLIAAGMFPYAIQWHTDKHPATEMTDLNCSFQSLDIYHPYPEWLRSVLTAIGAQRLVTINPLPPNSAPYLAASFKTPAGGKILKSCGALR, encoded by the coding sequence ATGCTGACAAAAATAGACCATCTTGTTATTGGTGCAGAATCCCTTTCTCAGGGCGTTGATTATGTCCGTGCCTGTCTGGGAGTCGATATCCCCTATGGTGGTGTCCATGAAAAAATGGGGACCCACAATCATCTGATGAGAATTGGAAAAGAAATCTTTTTAGAGATAATTGCTGTTAATCCGGATATTACTACACCTGATCGGCCCAGGTGGTTTGGCCTTGATGACCCTTTTGTCCGGCAGCGGATTGCTCAGCAGCCAAGACTACTTGCCTGGGTTGTCAATACTGATAACCTTAAAATGATGATGCAGCAGACGTTAGTTTCACTTGGAAATCTGGAGCTGATCACACGAGGCAATTTGAATTGGGACTTTGGGCTCCCGGGGGATGGCAGTCTTATTGCTGCCGGCATGTTTCCCTATGCGATTCAATGGCATACCGACAAACATCCGGCAACAGAGATGACTGATCTCAACTGTAGTTTTCAATCCCTGGATATTTACCACCCATACCCTGAGTGGTTACGGTCAGTACTCACTGCTATTGGTGCACAGAGACTTGTCACAATAAACCCATTGCCTCCAAATTCAGCGCCATATTTAGCTGCTTCTTTCAAAACTCCTGCAGGAGGGAAAATCCTCAAAAGTTGCGGAGCCCTCCGGTAA